A region of Jannaschia sp. W003 DNA encodes the following proteins:
- the argE gene encoding acetylornithine deacetylase: MSLSARQILDRLVAFPTVSRDSNLALVDWVEDYLAGHGVASVRVPDATGTKAALYANVGPEAEGGLVLSGHTDVVPVDGQDWSFDPFAVTEADGRLYGRGTCDMKGFDALALAMVPHALSLDLKRPLQIALSYDEEVGCLGAPPMIDAMAAHLPRAAAAIIGEPTMLRPVTGHNASVIYRIHLRGYEVHSSKLPEGVSAVHEAGHVLAWVNDRNAAIQGEAPNAVSAMFEPPFTTVHVGTIQGGTAHNITARDCHLSVGFRVPAGDDLERHAAALERFLAELNAALKARRPEAGVRWERGAGVPALAPEESGTAEGLVRRITGDNGTHTVTYGTEAGQFQERGYSAVVCGPGDIAQAHQPDEWIAVEQFEAGERFLRRAVETLAE, from the coding sequence ATGAGCCTATCCGCACGCCAGATCCTCGACCGCCTCGTCGCCTTCCCCACCGTGAGCCGGGACTCCAACCTCGCCCTCGTGGACTGGGTGGAGGACTACCTCGCCGGCCACGGCGTCGCCTCGGTGCGGGTGCCCGACGCCACCGGCACGAAGGCCGCGCTCTACGCCAACGTCGGGCCGGAGGCCGAGGGCGGGCTGGTGCTGTCGGGACACACCGACGTGGTGCCCGTGGACGGGCAGGACTGGAGCTTCGACCCCTTCGCGGTGACGGAGGCGGACGGCCGGCTCTACGGGCGCGGCACCTGCGACATGAAGGGGTTCGACGCGCTCGCCCTCGCCATGGTGCCCCACGCCCTGTCGCTGGACCTCAAGCGGCCGCTCCAGATCGCGCTGAGCTACGACGAGGAGGTCGGCTGCCTCGGCGCCCCGCCCATGATCGACGCGATGGCCGCCCACCTGCCCCGCGCCGCGGCCGCCATCATCGGCGAGCCGACGATGCTGCGCCCCGTCACGGGCCACAACGCCTCCGTGATCTACCGCATCCACCTGCGCGGCTACGAGGTGCACTCCTCGAAGCTGCCCGAGGGGGTGTCCGCGGTCCACGAGGCGGGGCACGTGCTGGCCTGGGTCAACGACCGCAACGCGGCGATCCAAGGAGAGGCGCCGAACGCAGTGTCGGCGATGTTCGAGCCGCCCTTCACCACGGTCCACGTCGGCACCATCCAGGGCGGCACGGCGCACAACATCACCGCGCGCGACTGCCACCTGAGCGTCGGCTTCCGCGTGCCCGCGGGCGACGACCTCGAGCGCCACGCGGCGGCGCTGGAGCGGTTCCTCGCGGAGCTGAATGCGGCGCTCAAGGCCCGCCGCCCCGAGGCCGGGGTCCGGTGGGAGCGCGGCGCGGGCGTGCCGGCGCTGGCCCCCGAGGAGTCGGGCACCGCCGAGGGCCTCGTGCGCCGCATCACCGGCGACAACGGCACGCACACCGTGACCTACGGCACCGAGGCGGGCCAGTTCCAGGAGCGCGGCTACTCGGCCGTGGTCTGCGGGCCGGGCGACATCGCCCAGGCGCACCAGCCCGACGAGTGGATCGCGGTAGAGCAGTTCGAGGCTGGCGAGCGCTTCCTGCGGCGGGCCGTGGAGACGCTGGCGGAGTAA
- a CDS encoding mechanosensitive ion channel family protein produces the protein MEDETQTDETDATAAELPAEDEGAEGMEAVDADPGLIFDKLDAWLDGFFRLLPNIAVALVLLALFVGLGWLVAWAIRRGAAARDRQNLGSVGGSLVKWGIWIAGFLLAATIVVPTLRPGDLIAGLGIGSVAIGFAFKDILQNMLAGILILVRQPFEVGDQIISSHGHEGTVEQIETRATFIRTYDGRRVVIPNSDIYTNPVVVQTAFETRRSEYDVGIGYGDDFAEAIRIAVEAMQGVAGVLADPGPEALAWELADSAKVVRIRWWTKSPRKDQVHVFSDVIQAVCSAYEEAGIDMPFPTQVTLWHDQTEAVDGQRGRQREGWPAAGDATPRSREAVRVERRAANDGAKGAEAAQ, from the coding sequence ATGGAAGACGAGACGCAGACCGACGAGACCGACGCCACCGCCGCCGAGCTGCCCGCCGAGGACGAGGGCGCGGAAGGGATGGAGGCGGTCGACGCCGATCCCGGGCTAATCTTCGACAAGCTCGACGCCTGGCTCGACGGCTTCTTCCGCCTCCTGCCCAACATCGCCGTGGCCCTCGTGCTGCTGGCGCTGTTCGTCGGCCTCGGCTGGCTGGTCGCCTGGGCGATCCGACGCGGCGCCGCGGCGCGTGACCGGCAGAACCTCGGCTCGGTCGGCGGCAGCCTCGTGAAGTGGGGCATCTGGATCGCGGGCTTCCTGCTGGCCGCCACGATCGTCGTGCCCACCTTGCGCCCCGGCGACCTGATCGCGGGCCTCGGCATCGGCTCGGTCGCGATCGGCTTCGCGTTCAAGGACATCCTGCAGAACATGCTGGCCGGCATCCTGATCCTGGTGCGCCAGCCCTTCGAAGTGGGCGACCAGATCATCAGCTCCCACGGCCACGAGGGCACCGTGGAGCAGATCGAGACCCGCGCCACCTTCATCCGCACCTACGACGGCCGCCGCGTGGTGATCCCGAACTCCGACATCTACACCAACCCGGTGGTGGTGCAGACCGCGTTCGAGACCCGCCGCTCGGAGTACGACGTCGGCATCGGCTACGGCGACGACTTCGCCGAGGCGATCCGGATCGCCGTGGAGGCCATGCAGGGCGTGGCCGGCGTGCTCGCCGACCCCGGCCCCGAGGCGCTCGCCTGGGAGCTGGCGGATTCGGCCAAGGTGGTGCGCATCCGCTGGTGGACCAAGAGCCCCCGCAAGGACCAGGTCCACGTGTTCTCGGACGTGATCCAGGCGGTCTGCTCCGCCTACGAGGAGGCCGGCATCGACATGCCGTTCCCGACGCAGGTGACCCTCTGGCACGACCAGACCGAGGCGGTGGACGGCCAGCGCGGCCGGCAGCGCGAGGGCTGGCCCGCGGCCGGGGACGCGACGCCCCGCTCGCGCGAGGCGGTGCGCGTGGAGCGCAGGGCCGCGAACGACGGCGCGAAAGGGGCCGAGGCGGCGCAATAG